One window of Catonella massiliensis genomic DNA carries:
- a CDS encoding ankyrin repeat domain-containing protein codes for METYKIAHFGTFDASELDSEIIAIYNNDLEALKKLLGKKINKIIKIKGKYTESFTPLEMALYLNKKDIIKYLYENNASYKGKFHPKPIEIALRCCDAETVLMFKNDLESMDEEKKAELLKTIFWGDNKAENIDALESLGITISKYGGLMLRYSAFNNDIETVRLFLEKGADVNYHKADSVFSDTSTPIIKAVLCNNLEIVRLLAQHGADISLENKRGERPYSIAAKNDNREMIQLLAKYETRDLHSIESKDTVLKKYKLPNSLVEFLKGDKLKIEITNDKYCKFIRFYPYQYTVEMKWKRKKVLSLVAEVDNYSVVDIVWHPHKQMICAIDEEHETFTPLAPWEEFYMNMEKYVVAYLNGEYE; via the coding sequence TCTGAACTGGACTCGGAAATTATAGCAATCTATAACAACGATTTAGAAGCATTGAAAAAACTGCTTGGTAAAAAAATCAACAAGATTATTAAAATAAAGGGAAAATATACCGAATCATTTACTCCGTTAGAAATGGCACTGTACTTAAACAAAAAGGATATAATCAAATACTTATATGAAAACAATGCTTCGTACAAAGGTAAATTCCACCCTAAGCCGATTGAAATTGCTCTAAGGTGTTGCGATGCCGAAACAGTTCTTATGTTTAAAAATGATTTGGAAAGTATGGACGAAGAGAAAAAAGCCGAACTATTGAAAACGATTTTTTGGGGAGATAATAAGGCAGAAAATATAGATGCTTTGGAGAGTCTTGGCATCACCATCTCTAAATACGGCGGGCTTATGTTAAGATATTCAGCTTTTAATAATGATATTGAAACGGTGAGGCTTTTTTTAGAAAAGGGAGCCGATGTAAATTATCACAAAGCGGACTCGGTTTTCTCCGATACAAGCACACCTATCATAAAAGCCGTGCTGTGCAATAATCTTGAAATTGTCCGTTTGCTTGCACAGCATGGAGCTGACATAAGCCTTGAAAATAAGCGAGGAGAAAGACCGTATTCCATCGCTGCTAAAAATGATAACAGAGAAATGATACAGCTTTTAGCAAAATACGAAACAAGAGATTTACACAGTATTGAAAGCAAGGATACTGTGCTAAAAAAGTATAAATTGCCGAATAGTTTGGTCGAATTTCTTAAAGGAGACAAACTAAAGATAGAAATTACAAATGACAAGTATTGCAAATTTATTCGTTTTTATCCTTATCAGTACACTGTAGAGATGAAATGGAAGAGAAAAAAAGTACTGTCATTGGTGGCAGAAGTTGATAATTACAGTGTTGTCGATATAGTTTGGCATCCTCATAAGCAAATGATTTGTGCTATTGACGAGGAACATGAGACTTTTACTCCCCTTGCCCCTTGGGAAGAGTTTTATATGAATATGGAAAAATATGTTGTGGCATACTTGAACGGAGAATATGAATAA
- a CDS encoding winged helix-turn-helix transcriptional regulator — translation MFNLIQNNDGISKAEMATRIGKSEKTVQRVISSLTKKQAIAREGSNKSGKWIVNI, via the coding sequence ATTTTTAACTTAATCCAGAATAATGATGGAATTTCGAAGGCTGAAATGGCTACAAGAATTGGAAAATCTGAAAAGACAGTTCAGAGGGTTATATCTTCACTGACAAAAAAACAAGCTATTGCAAGAGAAGGTTCTAATAAATCCGGTAAATGGATAGTAAATATATAG
- a CDS encoding response regulator transcription factor, producing the protein MKIFIIEDEMTIREELIELLQKYGYECSSSDDFRHISEAALSSGADLILLDINLPYQDGFQVCREIRQKSTVPVIVLTSRNNDFDELMSLNTGADDYISKPYNAQVLLARIQKLLERTYDVQDNVTITYKGLTLNVLKAEISYKGQSKALTKNEMGILRMLMMNKGNIIPRDAIIDELWQSEEFIDENTLNVNIVRLRKTLAEIGLPDYLKTKRGLGYCI; encoded by the coding sequence GTGAAAATATTTATTATAGAAGATGAGATGACAATCAGGGAGGAACTAATCGAGCTTCTTCAAAAATATGGATATGAGTGTAGCAGCAGTGACGATTTTCGCCATATCTCAGAAGCTGCGCTTTCCTCAGGGGCAGACTTAATCCTCCTTGATATCAATCTGCCCTATCAGGACGGCTTTCAGGTATGCAGGGAAATAAGACAGAAATCAACGGTTCCCGTTATTGTTCTAACTAGCAGGAACAATGACTTTGACGAACTGATGAGTCTAAACACAGGAGCTGACGATTATATATCAAAGCCATATAATGCACAGGTTCTTCTGGCAAGAATACAAAAACTTCTGGAGAGAACATATGATGTGCAGGACAATGTTACAATTACCTACAAGGGACTGACCTTAAACGTACTTAAAGCTGAAATAAGCTACAAAGGGCAGAGTAAAGCACTTACCAAAAATGAAATGGGGATTTTACGGATGCTTATGATGAATAAGGGGAATATCATTCCACGTGATGCCATCATTGATGAGCTATGGCAGAGTGAGGAGTTTATTGACGAAAATACCCTGAATGTAAATATTGTGCGCTTGAGAAAAACACTTGCAGAGATAGGCCTGCCTGATTATCTGAAAACAAAGCGCGGACTGGGGTATTGCATATGA
- a CDS encoding sensor histidine kinase translates to MRMSEYLKDRIFSLMCMFVSMVLLFALLWLIGTATVFVLFAEVVFATAYVTSLTYDFIRKRGYYKLLLKMLEQMEEKTLLGELLSHPGFLEGQLLIEVLRRCNKYQNDRIAAARQDTREYREYIESWVHEIKTPITSVRLMIENDKNPTTLRINDEIGKIENYVEQALYYARSTDVEKDFKVEKTSLQAITVAALKLYSKPLIQAGGKPVMEGLDIPVTADIKSCTFIIGQLISNAIKYRKDGLQITFTGRAEKNRVLLLVSDNGIGISEADLPRIFDKGFTGENGRRYSKSTGIGLYLCKKMCEKMNIGLSASSTSGGGTTITMDFPTESYLKEAGV, encoded by the coding sequence ATGAGGATGTCAGAATATCTAAAGGACCGTATTTTCTCTTTGATGTGTATGTTTGTATCTATGGTTCTGCTCTTTGCCCTTCTTTGGCTAATTGGAACAGCTACAGTCTTTGTCCTGTTTGCAGAAGTGGTTTTTGCTACAGCGTATGTGACATCACTTACCTATGATTTTATCCGCAAGCGTGGATACTATAAGCTGCTTTTGAAAATGTTAGAGCAGATGGAAGAAAAGACGCTTCTAGGAGAACTCCTCTCACATCCGGGATTTTTAGAGGGACAGCTTTTGATAGAGGTGTTGCGCCGCTGCAATAAATATCAAAATGACAGGATAGCCGCTGCCAGACAGGATACCAGAGAATATAGAGAGTACATTGAGTCCTGGGTACATGAGATTAAGACACCGATTACGTCCGTACGTCTTATGATTGAAAATGATAAGAATCCCACGACACTGCGCATCAATGATGAAATAGGTAAGATTGAAAACTACGTGGAACAGGCTTTGTATTACGCTCGTAGTACTGATGTGGAAAAAGACTTTAAGGTAGAGAAAACTTCCTTACAGGCAATAACTGTAGCAGCGCTGAAGTTATACTCCAAACCACTGATACAGGCGGGAGGAAAGCCGGTTATGGAAGGGCTTGATATTCCTGTTACAGCAGATATCAAGAGTTGTACTTTTATCATCGGGCAGCTGATTTCCAATGCAATTAAGTATCGAAAAGATGGACTGCAAATCACATTTACAGGTAGAGCTGAAAAAAACAGGGTGTTGCTTTTGGTCTCGGACAATGGAATTGGGATATCGGAAGCTGATCTACCTAGGATATTTGATAAGGGCTTTACAGGTGAAAATGGACGCCGCTATTCCAAGTCCACCGGCATTGGCTTATATCTTTGTAAAAAAATGTGTGAGAAAATGAATATCGGGCTTTCTGCTTCCAGTACGTCTGGGGGAGGGACTACCATAACGATGGATTTTCCTACTGAAAGCTACTTGAAAGAGGCGGGGGTGTAG
- a CDS encoding ABC transporter ATP-binding protein yields the protein MENTILQVDDIQKFYGNKGNLTKAIDHISLSVEKGEFLGIMGASGSGKTTLLNCISTIDTVTSGHIYIEGKDITELHGASLSDFRGKKLGFIFQDFNLLDTLTAYENISLALSIAGMKPGDINERVLQVAKALNIQEVLEKYPYQMSGGQQQRVAAARAIVTNPAIVLADEPTGALDTNSSRMLLTMLTELNEQLDATILMVTHDAFSASYCKRILFIKDGKVFNELHRGGDTRKEFFAKILEVVSVLGGEK from the coding sequence ATGGAAAATACAATATTACAGGTAGATGATATCCAAAAATTTTATGGCAACAAGGGAAATCTGACTAAGGCTATTGACCACATTTCATTATCCGTGGAAAAGGGAGAATTCCTTGGGATTATGGGAGCCTCAGGCTCAGGTAAAACTACATTGCTAAACTGTATCTCTACGATAGACACGGTCACAAGCGGACATATTTACATAGAGGGAAAGGATATTACAGAACTTCATGGAGCCTCGCTTTCGGATTTTCGAGGGAAAAAGCTGGGATTTATATTTCAGGATTTTAATCTTTTGGATACGCTGACTGCTTATGAAAACATTTCACTTGCGCTGTCTATAGCGGGTATGAAGCCAGGGGACATTAACGAGAGAGTATTACAGGTTGCAAAGGCACTGAATATTCAAGAAGTGTTAGAAAAGTATCCTTATCAGATGTCAGGAGGCCAGCAGCAGCGTGTAGCAGCGGCGAGGGCAATAGTGACAAATCCCGCTATAGTACTGGCAGATGAGCCGACAGGGGCACTGGATACGAACTCCTCAAGGATGTTGTTGACTATGTTAACAGAGCTTAACGAACAACTGGATGCGACCATTCTAATGGTAACTCATGACGCCTTTTCAGCGAGCTATTGTAAGCGCATACTTTTTATCAAGGACGGTAAGGTTTTTAATGAACTGCATCGTGGTGGGGATACCCGCAAAGAGTTTTTTGCAAAGATATTGGAAGTGGTGTCGGTACTGGGAGGTGAAAAATGA
- a CDS encoding ABC transporter permease, which translates to MISLKLIFRNVHKNMREYFIYFLTLMFSVSLFYAFNSISAQPALSNLGTTRKVLYEQLVILISALSIVIAVVLAFLIIYANQFLLKRRKKELGIYMLLGMKKGQISRLFAGETLCIGSIALAVGLVLGFAISQGVSLAALRLFAVELNKFQVVFSAKALFMTALCFAIIFLIVLLFNVWSVTNVELIDLIRADRKNEMMKSGKPVLTACLFILSIIDIGASAILFNKNGILPTKGNFSFQIAVTSLTVGTFLLFFTLSTVLIRLSKANRVFYLRGLNTFLVQQIASKIRTNYLIVTIVCGLLTVTICTVSIGASTALTMNQLAKEAAPYDLNVVSNISVDGDGDIAAYLVKKGAGLDKYAEKMEQISSYETDLTYGKFFEGQRVELWQIDEELPEQKIDAFALSDVNRALKMQGKKPLMLNENQYLINCNYKGTYAYIDTALKMHPEVTINGQVLHRASDEVMQNTFIMTSIGNNDRGTLIVPDKIANGLKKDMNALLVRYKTNVNSNEVLKKMIPIGLDKTHGYRYAEKNIMYEMYYGTNALMSFLCCYLGIIFLLICAALLALKQLTETTDNVSRYGLLQKLGAAKGDVSRAIFVQTAVFFALPLMVAGIYSVFLTEKAMAVVEKFLNIHISTNIGLTVIMFLIIYGGYFLATYLSAKRMVTE; encoded by the coding sequence ATGATTTCACTAAAGCTGATTTTTCGAAATGTTCACAAGAACATGAGAGAATATTTTATTTATTTTTTAACGCTGATGTTCTCGGTAAGCCTGTTTTACGCCTTTAACTCTATATCGGCTCAGCCTGCACTTTCTAATCTTGGCACCACCAGAAAGGTATTATATGAACAGCTGGTTATACTGATATCGGCACTTTCGATTGTGATTGCTGTGGTGCTGGCGTTTTTAATTATTTATGCAAACCAATTCCTATTAAAACGGCGTAAAAAGGAATTAGGTATTTACATGTTGCTCGGGATGAAGAAGGGGCAGATTTCAAGACTGTTTGCAGGCGAAACTCTATGCATTGGAAGTATTGCACTGGCAGTGGGATTGGTTTTGGGATTTGCCATCTCACAGGGAGTTTCACTGGCAGCGCTAAGGCTCTTTGCGGTAGAATTGAACAAATTTCAGGTTGTATTTTCTGCAAAGGCACTTTTTATGACTGCCTTATGCTTTGCAATTATCTTCCTGATTGTACTGCTTTTTAATGTCTGGTCGGTTACAAATGTAGAGTTGATTGACCTGATAAGAGCAGACAGAAAAAATGAAATGATGAAGTCAGGAAAGCCGGTACTTACAGCCTGTTTGTTTATACTTTCCATAATAGATATTGGAGCTTCTGCCATTTTGTTTAATAAGAATGGGATATTGCCGACGAAGGGGAATTTCTCTTTTCAAATAGCGGTCACAAGTTTAACTGTGGGAACCTTCCTTTTGTTTTTCACCTTGTCCACAGTTTTGATAAGGCTCTCAAAAGCTAATAGGGTATTTTATCTGAGAGGCTTAAATACATTTCTTGTGCAGCAGATTGCAAGCAAAATCCGCACGAATTATCTGATTGTTACGATTGTCTGCGGACTTCTCACCGTTACCATTTGCACAGTGTCAATCGGTGCAAGTACAGCGCTTACAATGAACCAGTTAGCCAAGGAAGCGGCTCCTTATGACCTAAACGTGGTTTCAAATATTTCTGTAGACGGAGATGGGGACATTGCAGCATATCTTGTAAAAAAAGGAGCAGGACTGGATAAATACGCCGAGAAGATGGAGCAGATTAGCTCGTATGAGACTGACCTTACCTATGGAAAGTTTTTTGAAGGCCAGAGAGTTGAGCTTTGGCAAATTGATGAAGAGCTTCCCGAACAAAAGATTGATGCTTTTGCCTTATCGGATGTCAACAGAGCTCTTAAAATGCAGGGGAAGAAGCCGCTCATGTTAAATGAAAATCAATATCTGATAAACTGCAATTACAAAGGAACTTATGCTTATATAGACACCGCACTAAAGATGCATCCGGAGGTCACGATAAATGGACAGGTCTTACATAGGGCTTCTGATGAAGTGATGCAGAATACATTTATCATGACTAGTATTGGTAACAATGACAGGGGGACATTAATCGTTCCTGATAAGATTGCTAATGGCCTTAAGAAAGACATGAATGCACTTTTGGTACGGTATAAGACTAATGTAAACTCCAATGAAGTACTGAAAAAAATGATACCAATTGGACTGGATAAAACACACGGATATAGATATGCAGAAAAGAACATAATGTATGAAATGTATTACGGAACAAATGCGTTGATGAGCTTCTTATGCTGCTATCTTGGTATAATCTTCCTTTTAATCTGCGCAGCTCTACTTGCATTAAAACAGCTTACAGAGACGACCGACAATGTCAGCCGTTATGGGCTGTTGCAAAAGTTAGGAGCGGCAAAGGGAGATGTAAGTAGAGCCATTTTTGTACAAACAGCGGTATTTTTTGCCCTTCCTTTGATGGTTGCAGGCATCTACTCTGTTTTTCTTACGGAAAAGGCGATGGCTGTTGTAGAAAAATTTTTGAATATCCATATTTCAACCAATATAGGATTAACTGTGATTATGTTCCTTATTATTTACGGAGGATATTTCCTTGCAACCTATCTGTCAGCTAAACGTATGGTGACAGAGTAA
- a CDS encoding PIN domain-containing protein produces the protein MVMLDANAVLRYVLNDNEKMALEVTEVVKKGYSIVTIEIIAEVIYVLKGVYGVDKQLITDTILDFISDIQVVEKDVLKLGLETYAENNLDFVDCILYAYKSLKNYDVLTFDKKLKRLLDNV, from the coding sequence ATGGTAATGCTTGATGCTAATGCCGTGTTAAGATACGTTCTAAATGATAATGAGAAAATGGCTTTAGAAGTGACAGAGGTTGTTAAAAAGGGTTACAGTATAGTTACGATTGAGATTATTGCTGAAGTCATTTATGTACTAAAAGGAGTGTATGGAGTTGATAAACAGCTAATTACAGATACAATTCTTGACTTCATTTCCGATATACAGGTAGTTGAGAAAGATGTTTTGAAACTTGGATTGGAAACATATGCTGAAAATAATTTAGATTTCGTAGATTGTATTTTATATGCATATAAAAGCCTAAAAAATTATGATGTTTTGACTTTTGATAAAAAGCTAAAAAGGCTTTTAGACAATGTATAA
- a CDS encoding DUF4304 domain-containing protein: MKPRELCEKAWQEIAGNFPDFKIISKGQRLKKTSKNKDLTYEIYFQANRNNDKCSVEFMPHIAIYSKEMKKANINNGFVYGGELGRLLGRTPCKWWQLAGASYKYTVGEISTLIRDYIIPIFDKFEDTEKNIEDILTVLK, translated from the coding sequence ATGAAACCTAGAGAATTATGTGAAAAGGCTTGGCAGGAAATAGCAGGGAATTTCCCTGATTTTAAAATAATAAGCAAAGGGCAGAGATTAAAGAAAACATCTAAAAACAAGGATTTGACCTATGAAATCTATTTTCAAGCCAATAGAAATAACGATAAGTGCAGTGTGGAATTCATGCCACACATCGCCATATATTCAAAAGAAATGAAAAAAGCTAATATCAATAATGGTTTTGTATATGGTGGTGAGCTTGGAAGACTCTTAGGCAGAACTCCTTGTAAATGGTGGCAGTTAGCAGGGGCAAGCTATAAATACACAGTAGGAGAGATTAGTACGCTTATTAGAGATTATATTATACCCATATTTGATAAATTTGAAGATACAGAAAAAAATATTGAAGATATCTTAACGGTCTTGAAATAA
- a CDS encoding zinc metallopeptidase, producing the protein MYWFYTDIPLFIGIILTMLASFYLKSTYRKYSQVSNSRGMTGADCAMMILRNAGINDVSVQYIPGSLTDHYSPTEKVLRLSETVYGSTSVAALGVAAHECGHAIQDKEGYAPLKLRSVSVPVANIGSMLSWPLILIGLAMGYMGLAQIGVILFTFVVLFQLITLPVEFDASRRAMIALEEQNILAGSELSAAGKVLRAAALTYVAALLSSILQLLRLIMLTRGGRRR; encoded by the coding sequence ATGTATTGGTTTTATACAGACATTCCACTATTCATAGGCATAATTCTGACTATGCTTGCCTCTTTTTACTTAAAGAGCACATATAGGAAATACAGTCAGGTTTCAAACAGTAGGGGGATGACAGGGGCAGATTGTGCTATGATGATTCTACGTAATGCGGGGATAAATGATGTAAGTGTTCAATATATTCCGGGAAGCCTTACAGACCACTATTCCCCTACGGAGAAGGTTCTTAGACTTTCAGAGACTGTCTATGGCTCGACCTCAGTAGCTGCCCTTGGCGTTGCAGCTCACGAATGTGGCCATGCTATTCAAGACAAAGAGGGATATGCACCCCTTAAACTTAGGTCAGTATCAGTACCTGTAGCAAATATAGGCTCTATGCTCTCCTGGCCACTCATTTTAATAGGTCTTGCAATGGGCTATATGGGGCTTGCACAGATAGGTGTTATACTGTTTACCTTTGTAGTTTTGTTCCAGCTCATCACCCTCCCTGTTGAGTTTGACGCATCAAGAAGGGCAATGATTGCTCTTGAAGAACAGAATATATTAGCGGGCAGTGAGTTAAGTGCTGCAGGAAAGGTCTTAAGAGCGGCCGCCCTGACTTACGTTGCAGCACTGCTTTCATCCATTTTACAGTTATTAAGGCTTATAATGCTTACCAGAGGCGGAAGAAGGAGATAA